The following proteins are co-located in the Pseudomonas fluorescens genome:
- a CDS encoding universal stress protein, with amino-acid sequence MLQTQRLLLIAPSSMTRTAAFERAAALAHAMQMPLHIVAFDYLQALAVAGLFAPEQISRAREGFLENHRKWLAEQAELISKHGLKVTSEVVWVHHPYEEILHFVNEMPLALIVKDAEHVPTLKRVFFTPLDWQLLRDCPVPVHLVTDAYPPLPRKVLVIVDVLRSEDQDAVFNDQIVAAASQLADQCQAQLDLLHVYDWAAVYATDMGYGAVPLAEGLYEALNEAQHEAFASLAERQGVPPDRCHFIEGSPLLSICDFARTHQSDVIFMGTVQHWGLDKLLGTTAESLLHQAPCSVWAIKPPRD; translated from the coding sequence ATGTTGCAGACTCAGCGTTTGTTGTTGATTGCCCCTTCCTCCATGACGCGCACAGCGGCGTTTGAGCGTGCCGCTGCCCTGGCACATGCAATGCAAATGCCATTGCATATCGTGGCGTTCGATTATTTGCAGGCACTGGCGGTGGCCGGCCTGTTTGCGCCCGAGCAGATCAGCCGGGCGCGCGAAGGGTTCCTGGAAAACCACCGCAAATGGCTCGCCGAACAAGCTGAATTGATCAGCAAGCACGGGCTGAAGGTCACCAGCGAGGTGGTGTGGGTTCATCATCCTTATGAGGAGATTTTGCATTTCGTCAACGAGATGCCGCTGGCCCTGATCGTCAAGGATGCCGAGCACGTACCAACGCTCAAACGCGTGTTTTTCACACCGCTGGACTGGCAATTGCTGCGCGATTGCCCGGTACCGGTACACCTGGTCACTGATGCGTACCCACCATTACCGCGCAAGGTGCTGGTCATCGTCGATGTGCTGCGCAGTGAAGACCAGGATGCGGTGTTTAACGACCAGATTGTGGCGGCTGCCAGCCAGTTGGCCGACCAGTGCCAGGCGCAACTTGACCTGCTGCACGTTTATGACTGGGCCGCGGTATACGCCACCGACATGGGGTACGGCGCAGTCCCCCTGGCCGAGGGGCTGTATGAAGCGCTGAACGAAGCGCAGCACGAAGCGTTTGCGTCCCTGGCCGAGCGTCAGGGCGTGCCACCTGACCGGTGTCACTTCATCGAAGGTTCACCGCTGCTGAGTATCTGCGACTTTGCGCGTACGCACCAGAGTGACGTGATCTTCATGGGCACGGTACAGCATTGGGGGCTGGACAAACTCTTGGGCACTACCGCCGAAAGTCTGCTGCATCAGGCGCCCTGCAGTGTCTGGGCAATCAAACCGCCGCGGGACTGA
- a CDS encoding universal stress protein: MSEQLRFMLIVSPLLQTSPAFARAAALAKAAGAALHIVAFDYLEGLAAVSMLEEPVLKQLRQRYLEQHRLWLEAQACSLRETGVAITTEVLWVERPLQQIIIHLKLQRITALIKAVEHDSLISRLMFTPLDIHLLRECPVPLHFVSHMTNALPRKIVAAVNPFHQDDRYKAFNDRLVQEAGRLASACNAELDVIYAHEFSSSSAEQYGCDYASMLLSPGKIKHLFDAQAEAFQALADRNGIAPEHQRMIMGSPAKVLSSYAYAYDIDVIVMGRLNHGGMKRLESNTVEDLLYKMPCSVWVVSPEAMIGKTKPA; the protein is encoded by the coding sequence ATGTCTGAGCAACTGCGTTTCATGCTGATCGTTTCGCCCCTGCTGCAAACCAGCCCGGCATTCGCTCGCGCCGCCGCGCTGGCCAAGGCCGCGGGCGCGGCGCTGCACATTGTGGCGTTTGATTACCTGGAAGGGCTGGCGGCGGTCAGCATGCTCGAGGAGCCGGTGCTGAAGCAGCTGCGCCAACGCTATCTTGAGCAGCATCGTCTATGGCTTGAAGCCCAAGCCTGCAGCCTGCGCGAGACCGGCGTAGCGATCACCACCGAGGTGCTGTGGGTGGAACGGCCGTTACAGCAAATCATCATTCACCTGAAGCTGCAGCGCATAACGGCGCTCATTAAGGCGGTCGAGCATGACTCGCTGATCTCACGCCTGATGTTTACGCCACTGGATATCCATCTGCTGCGCGAATGCCCGGTGCCCCTGCACTTTGTCAGCCATATGACCAATGCCTTGCCACGCAAAATCGTCGCGGCGGTCAACCCGTTCCACCAAGATGATCGATACAAAGCTTTTAACGATCGGCTCGTCCAGGAAGCCGGCAGGCTCGCGAGTGCCTGCAACGCCGAACTGGATGTGATCTATGCGCACGAGTTTTCATCCAGCAGTGCTGAACAGTACGGCTGCGATTATGCGTCGATGCTGCTCTCACCCGGCAAGATCAAGCACCTCTTCGACGCACAGGCCGAGGCCTTTCAAGCGCTCGCCGACCGCAACGGTATTGCGCCGGAACACCAACGCATGATCATGGGCAGCCCGGCCAAAGTGCTTTCCAGTTATGCCTATGCCTATGACATTGACGTCATTGTGATGGGCCGTCTCAACCACGGCGGCATGAAACGATTGGAAAGCAATACCGTGGAGGATTTGCTCTACAAAATGCCCTGCAGTGTGTGGGTGGTTTCACCCGAAGCGATGATCGGCAAGACGAAGCCAGCGTGA
- a CDS encoding diguanylate cyclase domain-containing protein, whose product MIENDQQLLVRALDASTNPVLITERTGCIVWTNRAFCLMSGYSKAELIGQTPHLLSSGRQTTTFYRELWMTIIPGLTWQGELIERRKDGSNCQVNQVITPVFDVQGVVTHFIAVLHNFRVADEDRIRMQQLAFHDALTGLPNRSLFLSLLTQAVNQATRQQQPLALMFIDLDRFKSINDTLGHACGDKLLVAVAERLSQSVRRSDVVCRLSGDEFAILVSGMDQAAQVEALAEKLVAAINQPFVIEGHCINTYISVGISLFSAGGARIEQFLAQADSAMYQAKKSGGNTCHFSLLHASAG is encoded by the coding sequence ATGATCGAAAATGACCAACAATTATTGGTGAGGGCATTGGACGCTTCGACCAACCCGGTATTGATCACCGAGAGGACGGGGTGCATCGTCTGGACCAACAGAGCGTTCTGCCTCATGAGTGGCTATTCCAAGGCGGAATTGATCGGTCAAACACCGCATCTGTTGTCTTCGGGCAGACAAACCACAACGTTTTATCGCGAGCTTTGGATGACCATCATTCCGGGCCTGACGTGGCAGGGCGAACTGATCGAGCGCCGCAAGGACGGTTCCAATTGCCAGGTCAATCAGGTCATTACCCCGGTATTCGATGTTCAGGGAGTGGTGACGCATTTTATCGCTGTCCTGCACAACTTCCGGGTCGCGGATGAGGACCGCATCCGCATGCAACAACTGGCCTTCCACGATGCGCTGACGGGGTTGCCCAATCGCAGCCTGTTCCTCAGTCTGCTCACTCAAGCAGTCAATCAAGCCACTCGGCAACAACAGCCCCTGGCGTTGATGTTCATCGACCTGGATCGCTTCAAGTCCATTAACGACACCCTGGGCCATGCGTGTGGCGATAAGTTACTGGTGGCGGTCGCGGAACGTCTTAGCCAGTCAGTGCGCAGGTCCGACGTGGTGTGTCGCTTGAGCGGCGACGAATTCGCGATTCTCGTGAGCGGCATGGACCAAGCCGCTCAGGTCGAAGCCCTGGCTGAAAAGCTGGTCGCCGCGATCAACCAGCCTTTCGTGATCGAGGGTCACTGCATCAATACGTACATCAGCGTCGGCATCAGCCTGTTTTCTGCGGGTGGCGCCAGGATTGAACAGTTCCTCGCACAGGCAGACAGCGCGATGTACCAGGCCAAAAAAAGCGGCGGAAATACCTGCCACTTCAGCCTGCTGCACGCGTCGGCAGGTTAA
- a CDS encoding Lpp/OprI family alanine-zipper lipoprotein, with translation MNKYLCTSLLALSLAMSAGCSHQHAKELEARLDGAENNAASARLRADEAYIKAEKAAAAADQAQRTADEANARAIRMLEKATRK, from the coding sequence ATGAACAAATACCTTTGCACTTCATTGCTGGCACTGTCGTTGGCAATGTCTGCCGGTTGCAGTCATCAACATGCCAAAGAGCTGGAGGCTCGCCTGGATGGCGCGGAAAACAATGCTGCCAGCGCGCGACTGCGGGCGGATGAAGCCTACATCAAGGCTGAAAAAGCCGCGGCGGCAGCTGACCAGGCACAACGGACTGCCGATGAGGCCAATGCGCGGGCTATTCGGATGCTTGAGAAAGCGACCCGCAAATAA
- a CDS encoding GNAT family N-acetyltransferase: MQTVKAHNDRAVDIYAKVAGQYWIESLKDGRHVLIRPLTEKDRDREYAFIQRLSPESRHMRFLAQINEPSTAMLDQLMDTDNAQRMAYVALTHENGELIEIGVSRYAATGKQTCECAITVADEWTHLGLGTHLMKHLIQAARRNGFTQMYSVDSAENTAMRDLASALGFETHHDPEDSRQVIHRLHL; this comes from the coding sequence ATGCAAACTGTCAAAGCACACAACGACCGCGCCGTCGATATCTACGCCAAAGTGGCCGGCCAGTATTGGATCGAATCGCTCAAAGACGGTCGCCACGTACTGATCCGCCCGCTGACGGAAAAAGATCGTGATCGCGAGTACGCGTTTATCCAGCGCCTGTCTCCCGAGTCGCGACATATGCGCTTTCTCGCGCAGATCAATGAACCGAGTACAGCAATGCTCGATCAGTTGATGGACACCGATAACGCACAACGCATGGCCTATGTCGCGCTCACCCATGAAAACGGCGAGTTGATCGAGATCGGCGTCAGCCGTTATGCGGCCACCGGCAAACAGACGTGTGAGTGCGCGATCACCGTCGCCGATGAATGGACGCACCTGGGGTTAGGCACACACCTCATGAAGCATTTGATCCAGGCGGCACGCAGGAATGGCTTTACCCAGATGTACTCGGTCGATTCCGCCGAAAACACCGCAATGCGCGATCTGGCCAGTGCCTTGGGGTTCGAGACACACCATGATCCGGAAGATTCCCGCCAGGTCATTCATCGCCTGCACTTGTGA